CACTGGACAAAATGTTAGAGGTACTGAATAACTAATATATTCTCCTGTGCTCAGCGTGcgccatgattttttttttttacaatcatGAAGATATTGATTACAAGTAATGCAGAGAGGAACTTCTGCCTTCTCTGACCCGCGTAAATTTAGATGCTTTCTTGTGGTGGACCCCCAAAGTCCAGCCTCTGTGGACTCTGCATTGTGTTATTGGGGTAGCACAATCCAAGCCGGTGCTCTTGTATCTGGTGCTTTTGGTGTTGCTTCTCCCAATGAAGCTGGAGAGTCGATGGAAAGAATTCAAGAGACCTTTGTGCCAATGCCATCTGCTTTCATTCCGCACCTTTCATTTGCTTCCCCAGCAGATTGGGATGCAATAATGTCGAGCCCTTCAAGTAATAAAGCACGAGAGCTTCTTTCATTGCCCGCAAACAGCATTTCGATGCCATCAGTCAAGTTTGATCTGGTGAAGAAGTCAGTGACTCTACTCTTGCCTGGGTTCAATAAATCTGAGATCAAGCTTTACCAAGTAAGCTCAGCTTCTGTGTATCTCTTCTTACAATTGTTTTGTTTGCCTAGACATAGGTTTTGCTAAGATCTACAGTGTTGGTAGAGTTTTTTAGTGGCAATTCTACTTGAGAACTGTTGAAGGAGACTTCTAGAAGTCAAGATGCTTATGCTATGGGAATTCTCTACCTTTGGGTGGGAGGAAGTGAAATGTGTGTTTAAAGATGCTTGTTAGTTGAGGAAGCATTTAAGAATAATCAAGGTGGAGAACTAGATTGCATCACGGTAATAGAAAGATCCTAAGTATAGAAGCATGCATAAGCGGCAGAGAGATTCTTGGTTTTGCCCTGTAAGTAAAATTCCGTTGACAGTCAATGATGTTAGGTCACGAGCATAAACTTCTGTCCCTCACCAGTAAgctaatatgcaatgtcaacAACTTGAAAAATGCAGTATAGGGGAGGATCGGAGTTGCTGGTAGAGGCCGGGGATCAAAGACGCGTCATTCGTCTGCCTCCAAATATTCAAGGAAAGGTAGGAGGTGCCAAATTTGTGGATCGAAGCCTTGTCGTCACTATGCGATAGGAATGCAATCCGCTTCTCTTCTTTCGGTGTTTTCTTGAGGAGTTTAAAACTGACCATTCTTTCATTAGACTTTAACGGCACTAGTGGCGATCGTTCTTGGAAAATTCGTTTgatgattgaaattttttacgGCACATGCTGTAAGGTCTTTATGTTCCATTCGTTAAACCGGGACTTTCATCAGGACTGCCAAACAAGAGACTGAGTTTCTTCTCTATCTTGACATTCGTTTTATTGTGTCAGTGTTCATCGAAGGTGTATAGAAAGTACTCATTAGCGCTGCATGTGCAGCATGTCACGTATGCTTTATTTACATTAGACGGTATGctttattttctaaatgataTAATGGAACTCGGTCCTCAAAAAACATTCCAAATCTTGGGTGTGCCCCTCTGTCCGAATCGTCAAAATGGCAACTTAAAAAGATGTGAAAGTGAAAGTCCTAACTTACACCGCAAAAAATtttgtaggggtgtgcaacggaaaccgcccgaaccgaacggaccggacggaccggaccggccggtTTGGGCGGTTCCGTgatcggtccggttcccggttcgtaatcttggaaccggcaaccggttggtccggttcccggttccaaggtggggaggATCGACGACCCGACCGGAcggaccaaatttttttatatataatttatattcatataatatataaatacatataatatattaatattatatatgaaacttattacAATTTAGGTAACAACCTCTTACGTGGtcaagagaccaccaaaactcttatcgttactctttatttatagaaaaaactctcctcatgctcacactctctcttgctcccctcacttgcaaacgacgaggcacttcaagccttaaaaagtctcatatcgattaaacattcaaagtatagaagagagattgtctataaaacctaagccaagtaCAACCTTTAATCATGTTGTTCAtgggttttatgcttaaaattaagcatgaaacacataaactatgattgatattcacacaagtgaagtttgaatattttgcacgtagaaacatgtgtgagtagttttattagattgctcgGAAACCGAATTTGATTTATAGTTCGGAGCATGattattctttagtgaatggttattctttagtgaaaaaataaaatgccaattcttttggactggatcggaccggaccggaactgATGGTCGGGTCCAGTTCTCGGTCCTAAGACCAACGGTCCagtccacggttcccaaaattgggaaccgattctccaggtccggttcccggttccatctTGAAACCGAACTGAACTGGGAACTGATCACCCCTAAAATTTTGGACCCAATAAGGTCTCAAAAAATATGCCACACGACTAAGTCGAAAGCACCGCATTTTCTTCATAAAATGGAATCAATTGAATCTTCAGCTTTGCTTGAGAAGGGCTGAAAGAACAGCTAACTAAAATGTAAAGTTTGGTTTCAACCTTAAGAAAAAGGTGTAAAACCAGGTAACTGGCTTTCTATGCTCCTTAATGATATGCCTTCCAGGCCTAGTTCCTGGAAGCAAGTCAGTGAAAACAAGATCTCTAGCTTTTCATCCACAGTGTTTTACAACGCGACATCCTTTCTCCTCTTGCAACTGATTAATGAACCATATACAAGTGTAAATAACCGAGATCATGAAAGAAGCGCTTAGACATAAGAAAATTGTACACCAAGCTGAAGCAtacgaaaagaaaaatgacaaaagaatcTTGAATCTTGGCGTCGATGATACTGTTCAAAGGATTTCTTTTCAGACAATAGGCACACGGAGAGGGACATACAGTGTCGGGTGGGGATTTGTggggagagtgagagagagagagagagagaacaaaatcaACCTTCTTTGTCCTGCCagacaaagaaaaattatatccTATAGTCGCATCTAGCGCTAGACCGAATGTGTAATACATGAAAGGTCAATCGGAAGTTTGGAATTGTAGCTGTAAAGCTAGAAGCATTTCAAGTAGCCACCCACTGTACACTACTTTATCATGATTGACCATCCCATCTCCACCTTCTCCCAAGCTCCTCTAGCACCTTAGCACGGGCTTGGCTTTTCCTTGCTTCATCTTCTACCCAAGACCTGTGCAAATCACTTTCATCATGCAAAGAACTATCGAACATGAACAACATATAGCAATGTAGAAGACAATTCAGTTCTCCCATCACAATCAATGCCGTCATCAGGATAATATTCCCAGACACTGACAATAATtacaaagagagaaaataagcaTAATATCAGCATGAACCAATCGATGCCCGCATTAGGTATAGAAAAGTCAACATAGACGTGGATGCTTGTACTGATGTTGGTTTCAAGAATGTTTTACAGCTCGTTCTTGCACCTAGACATGAGACATTACTGTTGAATAGATGTCCAAGATGTGGACACCGGTGGGACATTTAAAGcacaactaaataaaaaattccatgGCCAGACTGCTGCAGATGGAGATAGGATAGTGAATGAGCGCATGCTTAAAGGAAAAACTGTCATGGTATTGGAAATTATTTCCATCATGAAGGTTTGGTTTCAATGCAATTTAAACATCAAAGGTCAACATGGCATGCCCAATCTTGGGATGAAATGCTCCATAACTAAGAAACCTTACTCACACGCAAGCCAGAACCTTATGAGACTGGCATGTGAGTTTTTTAATAGAAGCTGGAGTAACAGTGTTGAGTATGCATGCTTTCAAATTATCCATAGAGGTGCATTACCTAAGAATCCGCAAAGCTTCTATCTCAGCTCCCAGAATAGATTTCGTATCCAGCATCCTTTCATGCTTGGTCTCTAAATCACTGATAGTATCCTGCACCTCAAATTGTTCACGAACATAGATAGCTCTCTCTGACGCAAGCCTGTCTGACATCTCATCAACTTCTTCTCTAAGGTTGCAAATCAGTTGCTTCTGACAATTCAAAGCCGCTTTCTCCTTCGTATGCTCTTGGAAGCTCTTCTCCTGAATTATCTTCTCTTGCTCTAAATCATCAATTGCCACAAGATAAACCTTTTCAACTTCCACACCAcaggtttcttcttctttcagcCTCTCATCCCAAAACCTCTGTATGTCACCCTTTTCAATTAACTCTAACCTAATTTCTTCCATTACAACCTCCCTCGAAAAATTCTCTGCCTCCAGTCTTGCTAGTTCCATCTGAATTGCTGACATCATCCGGCCACTGGATAGTGCAACAGCAGCTTGTGCTTTTGTGGAAGGTTTATTAGGTTGAAATCGCTTGCTCTGTCCTGTAGAATGTGGAATTTTAACACTGAATGATTAGATCCACATAAGATACTCTCAAAAACTGCTTGCACTTAAGACATGAATTGTGCTAACTAAAATATACAACCGTTCAATAGGTTTAGGATAAAATATTGTACAAAGCTCCAATAAATTAACGCAAGGAAAAATAAGGAGCCAGCATTATTTCTGTTACAAATGTCTGCGGCATGACCTTGAAGATATGATTTCAACGGGATCTGTTCAGAAACTAAAACACGGAACTAGACTCACAAATTTGCTAGCCATACTAGGGAACATGTGTCAGTATAGGCAGTGAAAGACTCGGGATAAGGGTTAAGAAACAGACCAAAAACTTTTCTCATTATGCTCCTGTCACCAGCCaacaagtccatgaaaaacTCTGCCGGTATATTTGGACTGATCTCCCTCATATCCATGAagccaacttttttctttgatatCTGGACTGTAAACAAGTTACACTTTAAGTGCTTTAAAACACCAATGAAGCATCCACATCATGGAAACAAATGTAAACCAGAAATGAAGTAATCTGCAAACAGTGTATGATGTACAGTACCTCTTCTTCTAGTCCCGGAACAAAATCGTATTCTAATTGCACTCTCCAGTTTATCAGATCTTGTCGTGAGATGAACCTGCCCAAAAGATTAATGCCTTAGAGTTGGAAGGgaatattgaaaaaagaaaaaaccaaataatGGACTTGATATACCTCTCAGGATAGAATAACATGCTGTGCCTATCTGCAAAGAAAGAACTGGAGTTTTCCCCCACGAGCTTGCTAGAAATGATACCAGCCTCCGCTAGCGCTTAAATAAATATTCGAACAAAGACTcagatttttgtattttaagtAGATAGCCAACTGAAAAAATATAAACAGTTCAAACTCACCTTGGATGGCGCCAAAGTCCGGGTCTTCAACACTCACGTCGTCAAAGGCAGCAACTTTAGACCCGGAAAGTGACAAGGATGGAACAATTCTACGTTTTGGGTTCCTATAGTCAATTGATGGTTTAGCAGGCTAGATAATTGAATATTCTAAATAAAGTACAAGTAGTCAAGAATATCCAAAGGAACTAGCTTCAATCAATACCTTTCCAATGAAGAACTTAATTGAACTAGCCATCTAGCGTATTCCCTTCTAGTGCATAATTCATTGGCCCTGATGTCTTCCTCCATGATCTGCACGCCTTAATGGCATTCATGATCATGCTCAGAATAAAATGAACCTTCATAGGTAACAATAGACACCCTCAATGCCTAACATTACAGGcaagtaaaaaaattggaagGTACTCATGACCATGGCCAGCAAAAATAAGCAActcaaaaggaaagagaaagtcCACTGAAAGCTCTAGTTCTGTCGGTTATGAATTCCAACACTTTCTTAACAATTTTCCATTCCTCACAAGACAAACAATATTCTAGCTCAAGAACCAAAAATTGACCAAGCTTGCCTCATCAAACTTAGACAGGAATGTCACGTCAGGAAACCGAGACAGAAACAGCAAAATACTGACAATACTTAACATGGAAATAGGGTCAAGAGTGTTATGCAAGAGTAACATCGAAATAAAGATGAGACCTTTCTATAAGTTAAAGGCAAGACTTCCTAGACAcgtcattttcttttgcttctagAAACAAACCTTCAGTCTTTCCAGAACCATCACAGCTTCCTGCTGAGTAGAATCTACAGCAACTGGAACTATAACTCGCTGCTGCTTATCCCTTGATGTTAAGCCGTCTGAAAGAAAGGAACTTGCCCAGTCAAAAGTATCCAAATGATCCAATAGGACTCCAACAATAATCCATCCACACAAATCACGTCAGACTAAACACAACTCAACACATGCGTGGCGATCCTCTCCATCTAACAAACCGCAAACTTTAGAAAGGCCTTGATAGGGGACAGCACTAATCAGAAACCATTTGACACGCGAGAGTACCTGAAACCACATTGTTGCTGACTAAATCAGACAAACCCTCCGGGCTATCCTGGGAGACAATGCTCTTTCCATCCGGTACAGCAGAGTCCAAATCCTCACTCACAACAGCTTCAGTTTCAGCCTGATTCAACAGACTTCTCCAAGATCGCAACCGATCGACGAAACGAAAACTATACCCTACAATAACAAACGAAATAATGAACCTAACAAGTTGCTCAAAAACCATCACCATATATGCATTGGCATCACCCCCAAAACCCCTTATCCCTAGAGAATCCATATCACTCGCATTAATCAATTCTCCGCCAACTAACTCAGCCACAAGTGAAGT
This Eucalyptus grandis isolate ANBG69807.140 chromosome 7, ASM1654582v1, whole genome shotgun sequence DNA region includes the following protein-coding sequences:
- the LOC104453827 gene encoding uncharacterized protein LOC104453827, which gives rise to MTFSAASASVAPPDHFPPSPGARSLSLRRRRRRFPIVVGLGNLRRRPLRLSASLAERSLDPSWADEDCATSDSDFNGWAVVESRPHRARKGLPTYVVGAVGTSLAVLLAVIAHYSLSRNGYSFRFVDRLRSWRSLLNQAETEAVVSEDLDSAVPDGKSIVSQDSPEGLSDLVSNNVVSDGLTSRDKQQRVIVPVAVDSTQQEAVMVLERLKIMEEDIRANELCTRREYARWLVQLSSSLERNPKRRIVPSLSLSGSKVAAFDDVSVEDPDFGAIQALAEAGIISSKLVGENSSSFFADRHSMLFYPERFISRQDLINWRVQLEYDFVPGLEEEISKKKVGFMDMREISPNIPAEFFMDLLAGDRSIMRKVFGQSKRFQPNKPSTKAQAAVALSSGRMMSAIQMELARLEAENFSREVVMEEIRLELIEKGDIQRFWDERLKEEETCGVEVEKVYLVAIDDLEQEKIIQEKSFQEHTKEKAALNCQKQLICNLREEVDEMSDRLASERAIYVREQFEVQDTISDLETKHERMLDTKSILGAEIEALRILRSWVEDEARKSQARAKVLEELGRRWRWDGQS